CCGTCTGCGCCCAGGACTGGAAAACGTCATTGCGCGGCAGGATGAAGCGCGATGGCGCATTGGGAACATTGGCAAAGGTTCCCGATGCGGTGAAGGTCGCCGCCCTCTTGCCTTCGGCGACAGCAAGGCGCGCGGGAACCGTACCGCGGATCCAGAGCACATCCTGCGCCATCAGCTTGTCCAGATAGTCCCAGCCATGGGCATGGACGATCCGGTCGAACTGGTAGAGCACCGCATCGTCGTCGTGAGGATAGGTCAGGACCAGCCGGCCCTTGAGGCTCGGATCGAGATAGTCGATGGCATCGCGGGGGGCATTCGCCTCGGTCAGCATCGCGGTATTGTAGCTGTTGCTGAAGGCGATGATGCCGATGCCGGCATAGGCCCCGTCCGGGTCCTTGTATTCCGCCTGGATGGCATTCCAGTCGGCGGGCTTGTAGGCCAGCAGCTGGCCCTGCGCCTTCCAGCGATCGAAATCGTGAAGCGTCTGCAGAACGGCGACATCGGCCTCCAGTCGGCCGCGTGCGAGCTGAAGATCGATGCGGGCATCGTGATATTTGCTGAGATCGGCGAACATGCGGATCGACATGCCGGGGAACCGCGCCATGAAGGCCCGCTCGATGCCGGCATAGGCGTTGGGGATGTCGCCACCGGCATAGACGACCAGCTTGCCGCCTTCGGCCATGGCCGCCTTGTGAATGTCGTCGAGGCTGCGCTTCTCCACATCGGGCGAGGGGACAAGGGGTGTGGGATCTGCGGCGGCAGTGCCGGCTGCGAGCAGCAGCGGTGCGGCCAGCAGGCCAGTGAGAGCCTTGCGGCGGTCGGTCAGGGAAGGGGGTGTCTGGGCGGTCATGGCGTCGTGCCTCCGGTGAGGCCGCTGATATCGCAATGCTGATCTGGTGTTACAATAAACTATGCCTTGAGCAGATTATACCGCTGTGGTTACAATCAATCATGGATCGTTTCGCCGAACTGGAAGCCTTTGCCGCCACGATCGAGCTCGGCAGCCAGGCCGCGGCTGCGACCGCGCTGGGCCTCAGCCGGATGGCAGTGAGCCGGCTGATCCGGGGTCTTGAAGAGCGCATCGGCGAGCCGCTGCTCATCCGCACCACCCGCAGCCAGACCCTGACGGAGGCGGGCGCAAGGGTCAGGGATACGGCCCGCGCCGTGCTCGATCATTATCGGGATGCGGTCACCCGGCCTGGCAGCGGCGCTGGCGAGGTCGCCGGCACATTGCGGGTGAGTGTTCCCGTCTCCTTCGGTTGGCGCCAGATTGCACCGCGGCTACCGGATCTGCTGGCCGCCCATCCGCGATTGCGGATCGATGTCGTTCTGCTCGACCGGCAGGTGCATCTGATCGACGAAGCGTTCGATCTCGCGGTCAGGCTGGGCGACCAGCCGACGGCAGAGCTGGCCTCAACGCGACTGGGGCTCGTCGAGACCGTGCTCTGCGCGACGCCCGCCTATATCGACCGCAATGGCGCGCCCAAGCGGCCGAATGACCTGCTGACCCATGATTGCCTGCTCTATGCCTATGCCAAACCGGGTCGCGGCTGGGTGTTCCGGGGACCGGGCGGCACCGAGCAGCGGATTCGCGTCACCGGTCGGCTCACCAGCAACAATGGCGACGCACTCCTCGCTGCCGCCCTGGCAGGCTTGGGAATCATTCAGCAGCCCCGGTTCATCGTCGAGGACGATCTGAAGGCCGGGCGCCTGGTGCCCTTGCTGCGCGGCTACAAGACCCGCGAACTCCCGGCCTGGGCGATCGAGGCGCCGGGCCGGGACCGCAGCCCCGAAGCGCAGGTCTTCATAGACTTTCTGGCCAGAACCATTTTCCAGTCGACGCCATAGGGGCGGCAACTGGACGCCTCGCGCGTCGCTAGCAGCGCGTCGGATAGGCGCGCGGGCCGGTCAGCTGGAATGATTTCCACATCTCGTCGACCGAGCGGATCATCTCGTCCGCCATCTGGCGCGGGAAACGGGCCTGGATCAGATAGAC
This region of Phreatobacter aquaticus genomic DNA includes:
- a CDS encoding ABC transporter substrate-binding protein encodes the protein MTAQTPPSLTDRRKALTGLLAAPLLLAAGTAAADPTPLVPSPDVEKRSLDDIHKAAMAEGGKLVVYAGGDIPNAYAGIERAFMARFPGMSIRMFADLSKYHDARIDLQLARGRLEADVAVLQTLHDFDRWKAQGQLLAYKPADWNAIQAEYKDPDGAYAGIGIIAFSNSYNTAMLTEANAPRDAIDYLDPSLKGRLVLTYPHDDDAVLYQFDRIVHAHGWDYLDKLMAQDVLWIRGTVPARLAVAEGKRAATFTASGTFANVPNAPSRFILPRNDVFQSWAQTAAILKEAAHKEAAKLFISWMAARDTTVGRTGQWSVRRDVPAAGDMKPLGDYNTSPTRFKAFMKDRERIEILKTQFEHVIGPATGPNPTGLKGVYLVQP
- a CDS encoding LysR family transcriptional regulator translates to MLIWCYNKLCLEQIIPLWLQSIMDRFAELEAFAATIELGSQAAAATALGLSRMAVSRLIRGLEERIGEPLLIRTTRSQTLTEAGARVRDTARAVLDHYRDAVTRPGSGAGEVAGTLRVSVPVSFGWRQIAPRLPDLLAAHPRLRIDVVLLDRQVHLIDEAFDLAVRLGDQPTAELASTRLGLVETVLCATPAYIDRNGAPKRPNDLLTHDCLLYAYAKPGRGWVFRGPGGTEQRIRVTGRLTSNNGDALLAAALAGLGIIQQPRFIVEDDLKAGRLVPLLRGYKTRELPAWAIEAPGRDRSPEAQVFIDFLARTIFQSTP